From a region of the Candidatus Dormiibacterota bacterium genome:
- the fabG gene encoding 3-oxoacyl-ACP reductase FabG — MRFAGQAALITGASRGIGRAIAVELAKAGADVALVGRDRAALEETAGFCAAARVGASAHVVIADVTHRDAIESAVEETVQRYGRVDAAVANAGQSADALLLRLKDDVLDRLIDANLKSAFYLCGAVAKPMMKQRSGSIVLVSSIVGLTGNAGQAAYAATKAGLIGLCKSAAKELGSRNIRVNAVAPGLIETAMTEKMPEAAREMLVKQAALGRPGTPEDVSGVVAFLCSSAAGYITGQTIVVDGGVVM, encoded by the coding sequence ATGAGGTTTGCCGGTCAAGCGGCGCTCATCACCGGGGCGAGCCGCGGTATCGGACGTGCGATCGCGGTCGAGCTCGCGAAGGCCGGCGCGGACGTCGCGCTCGTCGGGCGCGATCGAGCGGCGCTCGAAGAGACGGCGGGCTTTTGCGCTGCGGCGCGCGTCGGCGCGAGCGCACATGTCGTGATCGCGGACGTGACGCATCGCGATGCGATCGAGAGCGCCGTCGAAGAGACCGTGCAGCGTTACGGGCGCGTCGACGCGGCCGTGGCGAACGCGGGGCAATCGGCCGACGCGCTGCTGCTTCGGCTGAAGGACGACGTCCTCGACCGGCTGATCGACGCGAATCTGAAATCGGCGTTTTATCTGTGCGGAGCGGTGGCCAAGCCGATGATGAAACAGCGGAGCGGGTCGATCGTGCTGGTCTCGAGCATCGTGGGGTTGACCGGAAACGCAGGCCAGGCGGCGTATGCTGCGACCAAAGCCGGGCTGATCGGCCTGTGCAAGTCGGCTGCAAAGGAGTTGGGTTCGAGGAATATAAGAGTCAACGCCGTCGCGCCCGGTCTGATCGAGACGGCGATGACCGAGAAGATGCCCGAAGCCGCAAGAGAGATGCTCGTCAAGCAGGCCGCCCTCGGGCGCCCCGGAACCCCGGAGGACGTCAGCGGCGTCGTGGCGTTCCTCTGTTCGAGCGCCGCAGGGTACATAACCGGCCAGACCATCGTCGTCGACGGCGGGGTCGTGATGTGA
- a CDS encoding acyl carrier protein: MATTFEKVKKIIVEQLGVDEAEVTPEASITDDLGADSLDQVELVMAFETEFNIDIPDEEAEKIKTVGDAVKRIDESTANA; this comes from the coding sequence ATGGCTACCACGTTCGAAAAAGTGAAGAAGATCATCGTCGAGCAGCTCGGCGTGGACGAGGCGGAGGTTACTCCCGAGGCGTCGATCACCGACGACCTGGGCGCCGATTCGCTCGACCAGGTCGAGTTGGTGATGGCGTTCGAGACCGAGTTCAACATCGACATCCCCGACGAAGAAGCGGAGAAGATCAAGACCGTCGGCGACGCGGTGAAACGAATCGACGAAAGCACTGCGAACGCGTAA